The following are encoded in a window of Naumovozyma castellii chromosome 8, complete genome genomic DNA:
- the NCAS0H01430 gene encoding Acatn family MFS transporter (ancestral locus Anc_6.118): MTVDEQWKMLPIHPPRAGNTAMEPRSNSNRDKSIAKHDLPQFFLLIALYFVQGVPVGLAFGTIPFLLKSMAKETSFASLGVFSIATYPYSLKILWSPIVDSFYSKKIGRRRSWIIPIQLTSGIMLYTLGLCISKGYIFQGVDAAFHSGESSEKIHNVNILTLAWYFGSLVFLCATQDIAVDGWALTILSTQSLSYASTAQTVGLNMGYFLSFTVFLSLNSNEFINKYFRKIPQNYGWVSLGGYMKFSGLVYILVTIYVVFATRENPFNSNRNILPSFDKEHEKKQEMIIVEHGGGGDDDYDNDKTRNIMYIYRCFIKVLQLKTVRTLAFIHLISKIAFQCNEGATNLKLLEKGFKREDLAVTVLIDVPFEIIFGYYVAKWSSDSEMGRMETSNRYPNGMRRSSSATRSNKLIRALVGDAGVLTPWLWGFLGRLLSATLGSYVVHQFPQDGQMTRGYFLLVIIQHLLGSFMATVQFVGISSFHTRIADPILGGTYMTLLNTLSNFGGTWPRIFVMWLINYLTIYECKTPDTEKNIIFSGGNMDVCTKGLNGEVIILRDGYYLTNAICVSIGLCLYVFYLKKKAHQLQSLPVTAWRCK, encoded by the coding sequence ATGACTGTTGATGAACAATGGAAGATGTTACCAATACATCCACCCAGGGCAGGAAACACAGCAATGGAACCACGATCCAACTCTAACCGTGACAAGTCCATCGCCAAACATGATCTGCCGcaattcttcctcttgaTTGCTCTCTACTTCGTGCAGGGAGTCCCCGTTGGGTTGGCCTTCGGCACCATCCCATTCCTTCTGAAGTCAATGGCAAAGGAAACTTCATTTGCCTCATTGGGGGTATTCTCCATTGCTACTTACCCCtattcattgaagattctTTGGTCTCCGATCGTGGATTCATTCTACAGCAAGAAGATCGGTAGACGAAGATCTTGGATCATCCCGATCCAATTGACGAGTGGGATAATGTTATACACACTTGGGCTCTGTATCTCCAAGGGGTACATCTTTCAAGGTGTCGATGCTGCATTCCATAGTGGGGAATCCTCAGAGAAGATCCATAACGTTAATATCCTCACTTTGGCATGGTACTTCGGGTCGTTGGTGTTCCTCTGTGCCACCCAGGATATCGCTGTAGATGGTTGGGCGTTGACAATCCTGTCAACTCAATCCTTGTCCTATGCATCTACTGCACAGACTGTAGGGTTGAATATGGGGTATTTCTTGTCATTTACCGTGTTTTTATCGTtgaattcaaatgaatttattaataaatattttagaaAGATACCACAAAATTATGGTTGGGTTAGTCTAGGTGGATACATGAAATTTTCAGGATTGGTGTATATCCTGGTAACCATCTATGTGGTGTTTGCAACTAGAGAGAATCCCTTTAACAGTAATAGAAATATCTTACCTTCCTTCGATAAGGAGCATGAAAAGAAGCAAGAAATGATCATTGTGGAGCATGGTGGTGGTGGCgatgatgattatgataatgataagaCAAGAAATATAATGTATATTTATCGTTGTTTCATCAAAGTGTTACAATTGAAAACGGTAAGAACGTTAGcatttattcatttgatttCTAAGATTGCATTCCAATGTAATGAAGGTGCCACGAActtgaaattattggaaaaggGTTTCAAAAGGGAAGATTTGGCAGTGACTGTATTGATCGACGTGccatttgaaattattttcgGTTACTACGTAGCCAAGTGGAGTTCTGATTCCGAAATGGGAAGAATGGAAACATCAAATCGATACCCGAACGGTATGAGAAGGAGTTCCTCCGCAACAAGATCAAATAAACTCATCAGAGCCCTAGTGGGTGACGCCGGAGTACTGACCCCTTGGCTCTGGGGGTTTCTAGGTAGATTATTATCCGCCACATTGGGTAGTTATGTGGTTCATCAATTTCCGCAGGATGGACAAATGACAAGAGGTTATTTCCTCCTTGTAATAATACAACATTTATTGGGGTCATTTATGGCAACGGTACAATTTGTTGGTATATCTTCATTCCATACAAGGATTGCAGATCCAATTCTCGGTGGAACATACATGACTTTATTAAACACTCTAAGTAATTTTGGTGGTACATGGCCAAGGATATTTGTCATGTGGTTAATTAATTATCTTACCATTTATGAATGTAAGACTCCCGATACtgaaaagaatatcatATTTAGTGGGGGAAACATGGATGTTTGTACTAAGGGCTTAAATGGGgaagtaataatattgagAGATGGTTATTATTTGACAAATGCCATTTGTGTTTCCATTGGACTTTGTCTTTAtgtattttatttgaaaaagaaggCTCACCAATTACAAAGTCTACCTGTGACTGCCTGGAGATGTAAATAG
- the HPC2 gene encoding Hpc2p (ancestral locus Anc_6.111), whose product MEVIVIDDEQPGQTGMSSLKRSNEQSQEPQSPAKKVKSETSSSSTPAATSSVGSNATSISNAKKIPNIAEELAKNRNFVKVQSPSLSPPLPFSSSVSSSTAATVIHNTVSSSSSLNQILNHSEVSIPEVEQKQTTTATPAASITDSKPKPKPRAKPKPKPKPKADGDASAIPKKKQTTTKPRAKKVKQENANTQKPGDSQLPKVILPTQKKQQASTPVIKKDEDDNNIIIANRNSPVNIIPTITKKAPSLKRSQSSLSSSTSNSTATPTAEKAKKSNSISAIPRQIKKKTPKKKQSETPAVTETTSTSTKPKLVAPPPVEPPSLLKQPTDETANNDDEKAVILNIPLYSTQNNEYLDENGSVVFNVFKLIQEDKKVNSNDLQNLKKMKRNLFTQLNTTNDDTKETKKSVTFEQGEDGEEGDDVIIIDEEEEEEENENENDNENEIMDEEEHADTTTPKKRSHPMKGKSMIGKYDIEDPFIDDSELLWEEQQASTKEGFFVYFGPLIEKGQLASIEKVSSNTKRSSSVRNK is encoded by the exons ATGGAAG TTATTGTGATCGATGACGAACAACCGGGCCAAACAGGCATGTCTTCATTGAAGAGAAGCAACGAACAGAGCCAGGAACCACAATCGCCGGCAAAGAAGGTTAAGTCTGAAACTAGTAGCAGTAGTACTCCTGCGGCGACTTCTTCAGTGGGCTCTAACGCAACTTCGATCTCGAATGCCAAGAAGATTCCAAACATTGCTGAAGAATTGGCAAAAAATAGAAACTTTGTAAAAGTACAATCTCCATCACTTTCTCCTCCCCTCCCGTTCTCATCAAGtgtatcttcttcaacagcTGCTACTGTTATTCATAATACAGTCTCATCGTCTTCCTCTTTGAACCAAATATTGAATCATTCTGAAGTTTCTATACCGGAAGTGGAACAGAAACAGACTACTACAGCTACACCAGCTGCATCAATAACAGATTCGAAACCTAAGCCTAAGCCTCGAGCTAAACCGAAACCGAAACCAAAACCTAAAGCTGACGGTGATGCATCGGCGataccaaagaagaaacaaactACAACCAAACCAAGAGCGAAGAAGGTAAAACAAGAAAACGCCAATACCCAAAAACCTGGAGACTCTCAACTGCCGAAGGTAATTCTTCCCACTCAAAAGAAACAACAAGCATCAACCCCCGTGATAAAGAAGGACGAggatgataataatataataattgCAAACAGAAACTCTCCAGTTAATATAATTCCTACAATAACGAAGAAGGCTCCCTCTTTAAAACGGAGTCAAAGCAGTTTATCTAGTTCAACTTCGAACTCAACCGCAACACCAACCGCTGAGAAGGCCAAGAAATCAAACTCTATATCCGCTATTCCAAGACAAATTAAGAAGAAGactccaaagaagaaacaatcaGAGACGCCAGCGGTAACTGAAACCACATCAACTAGCACGAAACCAAAACTGGTGGCACCACCACCTGTTGAACCTCCTTCACTACTAAAACAACCAACCGATGAAACTGCtaataatgatgacgaAAAGGCCGTCatattaaatattccattataTTCCAcacaaaataatgaatatttggatgaaAATGGGTCTGTTGTATTTAACGTCTTCAAAttaattcaagaagataagaaagTTAATAGTAACgatttacaaaatttaaagaaaatgaagagaAATCTTTTCACTCAACTGAATACAACAAATGATGATACCAAGGAGACAAAGAAATCTGTCACTTTTGAACAGGGGGAAGACGGTGAAGAAGGTGATGATGTTATTATAATTGAcgaagaggaggaagaggaggaaaatgaaaacgagaacgataatgaaaatgagataatggatgaagaagaacatgCAGACACCACTACTCCCAAGAAGAGATCACATCCAATGAAGGGGAAAAGTATGATTGGGAAATACGATATTGAAGATCCATTCATTGATGATTCCGAATTACTATGGGAAGAGCAACAAGCCTCGACAAAGGAGGGAttctttgtttattttGGTCCATTGATAGAGAAGGGACAATTGGCAAGCATTGAAAAAGTTAGTTCAAATACTAAAAGAAGTAGTAGTGTTAGAAACAAATAA